The genomic interval GAAGTAATGGAAGCAACAAATGGAGTTGGTGCAGATGTTGTCTTTGAAGTTGCAGGAAATAACCTAACAGCTAATCAGATGATTCATGCATGTAGAACGCAAGGGCAAATCGTTGTTGTAAGCGTATACAAACAACCTCCGACTATTGATCTTGCAGCCATGCATTTTCGGGAATTGTCGTTAACGACGACAAGATGTTATAGTCATTCAGATTTTGCAACAGCCGTCAGTATGATGGCAAGTGGAAAAATCGATGTAACGCCATTTATTTCACATCAATTATCGCTTGATGAAATCGAAAAAGGATTTCAATTGATGATGAATCCAGATGAGTCTTTAAAAATCTTAATTCTGCCAAATAAGTAAGGAGGAGTACCAGATGTTTCGATTAGATGGGAAAGTAGCTGCTATAACTGGGGCAACAAGAGGGATTGGGAGACAAATGGCGATCGCATTAGCGGAAGCAGGGGCTACAGTAGCATTGCTTCAACGAAATGTGGAGGATCAATCTATTCAAAAGGAAATTGAGGCAATGGGCCAAAAGAGTATCATTGTTGCATGTGATTTAGAAGATCAAGAACAAGTAAAAGCAGCTATACCTACTGTTGTAAATGTACTTGGGCAAATAGATATTCTTGTCAATAATGCTGGTATTCAACGACGCTCACCATCTGTTTCATTTTCTGAAAGTGATTGGGATGATGTCATCAATGTGAATTTAAAATGTGTGTGGCTTTTATGTCAAGAAGCTGGTAAATATATGGTGCCTCAGGGAAAAGGGAAAATCATTAATATGGCATCTTTACTATCATTTCAGGGCGGCTTAACAGTACCGGCTTATGCGGCGGCAAAGGGTGGAGTTGCACAATTAACAAAAGCGTTATCAAATGAATGGGCAAAAGAAAATGTCAATGTCAATGCGATTGTACCAGGCTATATTGCAACAGATATGAATGAGGCGCTCCTGCAGGATGAAACCCGAAACCGGCAAATTCTCGAGCGGATACCTGCAGGACGCTGGGGGACTGCTGAAGATTTTATGGGAACGGTTGTCTTCTTAGCATCTGATGCATCAAATTATATCCATGGCCATTTATTAGCAGTTGATGGTGGCTGGTTAGGCAGATAAGATGACACCTGTTCAATCAATTGTATATAGATTTAGGAATAAGCATTCAATTGTTTGAACGTTATTCTGTTAGCACGTTTACTTATAACTTAGACCACTAACCATTATAGAAGGAAGTGGTCTTTTTAATAGTTTTGTTAGCTGTAAGAGTATATGTTTTTAATTTGTAAATTTAACATATACAGTTCATGTTGTCATGAAACCTCATCTATATGAGGAGATGGGGTTATTTTTTTTATTTATAAAAAGAAGATGATCCTGTCCAATACAGAATCATCTTCATCTATTGATTTCATTTTAAATGTCATTTTCTCATTCACTTTTGTCTTAAACTGTTAATTTCAGCAGAGCATCCTTTTGTTGAACAGTAGTGCTTTTTGAAGGTTTAACATCGAGATATTCTTCAGTATTTGTAATGACGATCGGTGTCGTTGTTTCGTATCCAGATGATTTGATCTTTTCTAAGTCGAATTCGATGAGTATGTCACCTTGTTTTACTCTATCTCCTTGCTTGACATGTGAGGTGAAATACTCACCTTTCAATTTCACGGTATCGAGGCCAATATAAATTAATATTTCAGCACCGTCATCAGAGGTCACCCCAATTGCGTGTCCTGTGGGGAATTGTGTGGTGATTACACCATCAACAGGTGAAACGACTTCACCAGTTTCAGGCTCAATGGCAATCCCTTTTCCGACTGTTTCAGTTGCAAAAAGTGGATCCTGAATGGTAGCTAATGATACTACATTTCCCCGTATTGGGCTTCCAATTGTCTCAGGTTTTACATTCACATAAATACGCTTGTAATTTTTATTTATTTTTACATTTGTGTTTTTACCTTCATATCCGAATAGGTATGTTAAAACAAATCCTAGGACAAATGAGATTCCGATACCGATCACAAATAACCCAATTGGTGCAAAGGCTGGAATTGATAACACACTTGGAAGCACAAAATCATTCATGACAACACCTAAGCTTCCATTAATGGCACCACCAACAGCCGATGCAATGATGACATATATCATTGTCCGTCTAAAGCGCAGAATAATTCCATAATTAATCGCTTCAGTTGTTCCAGCCAAAGCTCCGGGAACGATTCCACTTGCAGCAAGAGCT from Metabacillus sediminilitoris carries:
- a CDS encoding glucose 1-dehydrogenase, which encodes MFRLDGKVAAITGATRGIGRQMAIALAEAGATVALLQRNVEDQSIQKEIEAMGQKSIIVACDLEDQEQVKAAIPTVVNVLGQIDILVNNAGIQRRSPSVSFSESDWDDVINVNLKCVWLLCQEAGKYMVPQGKGKIINMASLLSFQGGLTVPAYAAAKGGVAQLTKALSNEWAKENVNVNAIVPGYIATDMNEALLQDETRNRQILERIPAGRWGTAEDFMGTVVFLASDASNYIHGHLLAVDGGWLGR